TCAGCAGTGAGGAATTCGTCGTCGATGTGGATGCGCTCGACGGTGGCGTAGACGACGTCGATCGTGCCCACGTTCGAGTTGCCGACCAGGCGGTGCGTGGAGTGGTAGCGACATTCGAAGTGAGCCGGGCTGGCGGCGACCATCGGGGTGTTCGACAGGTCGGCGTACGAGCGCTCCAGGCCGGCGCGCTCGAACTCGCTCTCCTCGCTCGGCAGCGCCATGGCGCTGATGTTGACCGCGTCACGCAGGTCCCAGGTGGCCATGTTCCACACGAACCAGCCGGTCTCCTCGGCGTTGACCACGGAGTCCTTCCGGCGTCCGTCGGGGTACTGGTTCGCGGAGAACATCACCATGGGCGGGTCGAAGGTGAGGTTCTGCCATTGGCTGTACGGCGCGAGGTTCTCGATACCGTCGGAGCTGATGCTGGACAGCCAGCCGATCGGGCGGGGCACGGTGAGCGCCTTGAAGGGCGTGTAGGGCAACGGGCTCTTCTCGGTGGGCGGGTTGTACTTCACGGGTGAGTCTCCTTGTTCTGCGAGCGGTTCGTGGTGGCGTGATCAGGCAATGGCGGCGCGGCGCACCTTGGAGCTGAGGGCGTAGTAGAGGCCGCCGGAGACGACGAGGCCGAGCACCCAGGCGATCTCTGCGCCACCCATTCGGTCGGCGATGGGGCCGACATACAGGCTGCTGTTCATGAACGGGATCTGGATGAGCACACCGATGGCGTAGGCCGCGAAGGCGCCGACGTTGATGCGCCCGTACTGGCCGCGCGGATCGAACAGGTCGTCGATGACGTAACGCTCCTTGCGTACCCAGTAGAAGTCGACAAGGTTGATGGCCGACCACGGGGTCATGAAGTAGAGCAGGAAGAGCAGGAAGTTGGTGAAGCTCGTGAGGAAGCTGTCGGTGGCGGCGAGGGCGACGACGAGGGCGACCAGCGAGATGAGCGTGACGTAGAGCGCGCGTTCGCGCGGGCCCACCTTCGTCTGACCCGTCACGGTGGTGACGATGGTGACCACGGACATGTAGCCGCCGTACGCGCTGAGGGTGTCGCCGGTGAGTTTGCCCGCGAGCACCGCGACGAGCACCAGCCACCAGGCCGATCCGCCGAGGTCGCCCAGGTAGCCGACCTGATCGGCCAGGAAGGCCGCGCCGCCGATCGCGGCGACGAGAGCGCCGAGCACCATCGCGAGCGACCCGCCGAGCACGCTGCCGAGGAAGGTCCAGCCGATGGTCGCCGCGCGGGATGTGTCCCGCGGCAGGTAGCGGGAGTAGTCGGCGATGTAGGGGCCGAAGGTCAGCTGCCACGACGCGGCCAATGACACACCGAGCACGAACGGTGCCGCGGCGAAGGTGTGCTCACTGAACAGGGTGTCGGCGCGAGCATCGGTGCCGACACGAACGAACAGCCAGAGGAAGACCACCGCGCTGAGCACCGCAGCCAGGTGGGAGAAGCGATGGATGTGGCGATAGCCGTAGATGGCCAGGACGGTGGATGCGACGGCGAACACGGTGGCGCCCACCTCGCGCGACACGTGCAGCAGGTTGGCCAGGGCCTGGCCACCGAGCACGAGACCAGTGGCGTAGAAGCCGACGAAGATCATCAGAGCGAGCACGAGGGGCAGCACGGCACCGAGGTAGCCGAACTGTGCGCGGCTCTGGATCATCTGTGGCACACCGAGTTTCGGACCCTGCGCCGAGTGCAACGAGGTGAAGAATCCGCCGGCGATGTTGCCGATGATGATCGCCGGGATCGACCAGAACGCGGTGTTGCCCAACACGACGAACAGGGCGCCGGTGACGACAGCGGTGATCGAAGTGTTCGCGGCGAACCAGACGAAGAACAGGCTCACCGGCGAGCCGTGCCGTTCGGCGTCGGGCACGTGGTCGATCGATCGTTGCTCAAGGGTCGCGTTCTTGCTCAAGGCCCACCTCATTCGTGGAGTCGGCGCGTACGTAGCGCGGGGGCGCCAGAAGACCTGGCTGAGCCAGTATGTAGCCGATATATCGGTTGCACAAGGGTCAATGGTGATTGGGGTCTCTCCGGCGGAACCTAGGATCGTTCGGTCAGCAGCACGCACGCACGGAAGAGGGGTTGTCGTGATCG
This genomic stretch from Calidifontibacter indicus harbors:
- a CDS encoding purine-cytosine permease family protein; the protein is MSKNATLEQRSIDHVPDAERHGSPVSLFFVWFAANTSITAVVTGALFVVLGNTAFWSIPAIIIGNIAGGFFTSLHSAQGPKLGVPQMIQSRAQFGYLGAVLPLVLALMIFVGFYATGLVLGGQALANLLHVSREVGATVFAVASTVLAIYGYRHIHRFSHLAAVLSAVVFLWLFVRVGTDARADTLFSEHTFAAAPFVLGVSLAASWQLTFGPYIADYSRYLPRDTSRAATIGWTFLGSVLGGSLAMVLGALVAAIGGAAFLADQVGYLGDLGGSAWWLVLVAVLAGKLTGDTLSAYGGYMSVVTIVTTVTGQTKVGPRERALYVTLISLVALVVALAATDSFLTSFTNFLLFLLYFMTPWSAINLVDFYWVRKERYVIDDLFDPRGQYGRINVGAFAAYAIGVLIQIPFMNSSLYVGPIADRMGGAEIAWVLGLVVSGGLYYALSSKVRRAAIA
- a CDS encoding flavin reductase family protein, with translation MKYNPPTEKSPLPYTPFKALTVPRPIGWLSSISSDGIENLAPYSQWQNLTFDPPMVMFSANQYPDGRRKDSVVNAEETGWFVWNMATWDLRDAVNISAMALPSEESEFERAGLERSYADLSNTPMVAASPAHFECRYHSTHRLVGNSNVGTIDVVYATVERIHIDDEFLTADGKLDIPRVKPIARMGYYDYTVVTETFEMRIPGASAAAADGLEGAPA